In one Bombyx mori chromosome 22, ASM3026992v2 genomic region, the following are encoded:
- the LOC101740635 gene encoding pre-rRNA-processing protein TSR1 homolog, with the protein MQQPHRPGHFKQSNKTHKSRHRSKRGIAAAVKGKVNLKEIVRRNRRELRKDDRRHQASQIRKNKREEVLATKRALGGTRNPPFLVCVVPLNAQLDVGSALAILKTCSDGAVVNESENGIVHIGLPNFKQRFSFICPEVGDDFALLDVLKIADTALYVSSALEEPVDEWGEKVLALSMAQGMPTPVVVAMDIEGVHPKKRTTEKQNVQKLVSKWLPEEKVMQLDKKSDGLNLLRKIGNQKRNIIHHREKRPYMLAEEVEYVPDLEGNSGTLRVSGYLRGMALNVNGLVHITGLGDFQMTRIEGFEDPHPFHLGKENTNDDGMYAEVTKMSVLAVADPAKQESLQSENVPDPMDAEQTWPTEEEIEQANLETQKKKIKKVPKGWSDYQAAWIVESDAEEDGDESDSGDEKENDEFMSCEDDNSDPEDDKQFNDIESVTESEVGPTDEKYDATIDTQEEHEMLQKLAAAKEDQQFPDEVDTPQDIPARERFMRYRGLESFRTSAWDVKENLPQDYSRIFQFENYERTRKRVFKELEDSLVNMYGFYIRIHVKGVHQDLWKAFSTANPNAPLAVFGLLPHEHKMSLMNVVLKRTGACNEPIKSKERLIFQVGYRRFIVNPIFSQHTNGSKHKYERFFQPASTCVASFFAPIQFSPSTVLCFKEKKNTKLQLVATGVLLSCSPDRLVIKRIVLSGHPYKVHKKSAVIRFMFFNREDIVYFKPCKLRSKYGRTGHIKEPLGTHGHMKCVFDGQLKSQDTVLLNLYKRIFPKWSYENCIVTSKDNDVVME; encoded by the exons ATGCAACAACCACATCGTCCCGGCCATTTCAAGCAGAGCAATAAAACTCATAAATCACGCCATCGCTCAAAACGAGGTATCGCCGCTGCTGTAAAAG GAAAAGTCAACTTGAAAGAAATTGTTCGACGTAATCGTCGTGAGCTTAGAAAAGACGATCGCCGTCATCAGGCTTCACAAATTCGCAAAAATAAAAGGGAAGAGGTTCTAGCTACGAAACGTGCTTTAGGAGGCACTAGGAATCCGCCGTTTCTAGTTTGTGTCGTTCCGCTTAATGCGCAACTCGATGTAGGATCGGCACTCGCCATTCTGAAGACCTGTTCTGATGGGGCTGTCGTAAACGAGTCTGAAAACGGAATTGTACACATCGG GTTGCCAAATTTCAAACAGCGGTTTTCGTTTATTTGTCCTGAAGTAGGTGACGACTTTGCACTTCTTGATGTTTTAAAAATAGCTGACACTGCCCTCTATGTAAGCTCAGCTTTAGAGGAACCAGTTGATGAATGGGGAGAAAAAGTTTTAGCACTCTCTATGGCCCAAGGAATGCCTACCCCTGTAGTAGTAGCAATGGATATAGAGGGAGTCCACCCAAAGAAACGCACTACAGAAAAACAGAATGTTCAGAAATTGGTCTCAAAATGGCTTCCAGAAGAAAAGGTAATGCAATTAGATAAAAAATCAGATGGTTTGAACTTGTTAAGGAAAATAGGAAATCAGAAACGTAACATAATACATCATAGAGAGAAAAGACCTTATATGCTGGCTGAGGAAGTTGAATATGTACCCGATTTAGAAGGTAACAGTGGTACTTTAAGAGTATCAGGGTATTTACGAGGAATGGCACTTAATGTCAATGGACTTGTTCATATTACTGGACTTGGTGACTTTCAAATGACTAGAATAGAGGGTTTTGAGGACCCCCACCCATTTCATTTGGGGAAAGAAAATACTAATGATGATGGTATGTATGCTGAAGTCACAAAAATGTCAGTTCTCGCAGTAGCTGATCCTGCGAAGCAAGAGAGTCTTCAATCAGAGAATGTGCCAGACCCTATGGATGCAGAGCAGACCTGGCCAACTGAAGAAGAAATTGAACAAGCTAATTTAGAg acacaaaagaaaaaaatcaagaaaGTACCCAAAGGTTGGTCTGATTACCAAGCTGCTTGGATTGTCGAATCTGATGCCGAGGAAGATGGTGATGAGTCTGATAGTGGAGATGAGAAAGAAAACGATGAGTTTATGTCTTGTGAAGATGATAATTCTGATCCAGAGGACGATAAACAGTTCAATGATATTGAATCTGTTACCGAATCAGAGGTTGGACCCACAGATGAGAAGTATGATGCCACAATAGACACTCAGGAAGAACATGAGATGTTGCAGAAGTTAGCAGCTGCAAAAGAAGATCAGCAATTCCCTGATGAAGTTGATACCCCGCAAGATATCCCAGCTAGAGAGCGTTTTATGAGATACAGAGGACTAGAGTCTTTCAGGACATCAGCATGGGATGTAAAGGAAAATTTGCCTCAGGATTATTCTAGAATATTTCAGTTTGAAAACTATGAGCGCACCAGGAAGAGGGTTTTTAAGGAACTCGAAGACAGTTTAGTTAATATG TATGGCTTTTATATAAGAATACATGTAAAAGGTGTTCATCAAGATTTATGGAAAGCCTTTAGTACAGCAAATCCGAATGCTCCGTTGGCTGTTTTCGGACTTTTACCACACGAACACAAAATGTCTCTGATGAATGTAGTATTAAAACGCACTGGTGCCTGCAATGAACCTATCAAGAGCAAGGAAAGACTTATATTCCAAGTTGGTTATAGAAGGTTCATTGTGAATCCTATATTCAGTCAGCACACCAATGGCAGTAAGCATAAG TACGAGAGATTCTTCCAACCAGCATCAACTTGTGTTGCATCTTTCTTTGCACCTATACAGTTCAGTCCATCTACAGTGCTATGCTTTAAG gaaaaaaagaacacaaagcTGCAGCTTGTAGCAACTGGCGTACTACTCTCATGCAGCCCTGATAGATTAGTTATAAAAAGAATTGTACTCTCTGGACATCCATATAAG GTTCATAAAAAGTCAGCCGTCATAAGATTCATGTTCTTTAACAGAGAAGATATAGTTTACTTCAAGCCCTGTAAACTAAGATCGAAGTATGGGCGTactggacacatcaaagaaccTTTGG GTACTCACGGTCATATGAAATGCGTTTTCGACGGGCAACTGAAATCACAAGATACCGTACTATTAAACTTATACAAACGAATCTTCCCGAAATGGTCCTACGAGAACTGTATAGTTACAAGCAAAGACAATGATGTTGTAATGGAGTAa